The following proteins are encoded in a genomic region of Chaetodon auriga isolate fChaAug3 chromosome 8, fChaAug3.hap1, whole genome shotgun sequence:
- the cyth2 gene encoding cytohesin-2, producing the protein MTVDSEIFMPKSKAPKMDDLDYIPVDLSPEERSELEDIRRRKGVLLQEIQRLREELREAILEVEGLETSTEGSKTLQKSRHVAMGRKKFNMDPKKGIVFLVENELLRHTPEDIAQFLYKGEGLNKTAIGDYLGERDDFNIKVLQAFVDLHEFTDLNLVQALRQFLWSFRLPGEAQKIDRMMEAFAQRYCHCNPGVFQSTDTCYVLSFAIIMLNTSLHNPNVRDKPGVDRFISMNRGINEGGDLPEELLRNLYESIKNEPFKIPEDDGNDLTHTFFNPDREGWLLKLGGRVKTWKRRWFILTDNCLYYFEYTTDKEPRGIIPLENLSIREVEDPRKPNCFELYIPNNRGQLIKACKTEADGRVVEGNHMVYRISAPTPEEKDEWIHSIKSAVSVDPFYEMLAARKKRISLKKKEEQP; encoded by the exons ATGACAGTCGACTCTGAAATATTTATGCCTAAAAGTAAAGCGCCAAAAATGGATGACCTGGACTACA TCCCAGTAGACCTGAGCCCAGAGGAGCGCTCTGAGCTGGAGGACATCCGCAGGAGGAAGGGCGTCCTGCTGCAGGAGATCCAGAGGCTTAGAGAGGAATTAAGAGAGGCAATTTTGGAGGTGGAGGGACTGGAGACCAGCACAGAGGGCAG TAAAACTCTACAGAAAAGCAGGCATGTGGCAATGGGAAGGAAGAAATTCAACATGGACCCTAAAAAG GGCATTGTGTTTTTGGTGGAGAATGAGCTGCTCAGACACACTCCAGAGGACATCGCTCAGTTCCTCTACAAAGGAGAGGGCCTCAACAAGACAGCGATAGGAGATTACCTTGGAGAGAG GGATGACTTCAACATCAAAGTTCTTCAGGCTTTTGTTGACCTCCACGAGTTCACTGATCTCAACCTCGTCCAGGCCCTCAG GCAGTTCCTGTGGAGTTTCCGTCTGCCCGGTGAAGCCCAGAAGATTGACAGAATGATGGAGGCCTTTGCTCAGAGATACTGCCACTGCAACCCCGGCGTCTTCCAGAGCACTG ACACGTGTTATGTGCTGTCATTTGCCATCATTATGCTGAACACCAGCCTTCATAACCCAAATGTGAGGGACAAACCAGGAGTGGACCGTTTCATCTCGATGAACCGAGGCATAAACGAGGGGGGGGACCTTCCTGAGGAGCTGCTCAGA AATCTCTACGAAAGTATTAAAAATGAGCCCTTCAAGATCCCCGAGGATGACGGCAACGACCTGACACACACGTTCTTCAACCCGGACAGAGAGGGCTGGCTTCTTAAACTTG GGGGACGAGTGAAAACCTGGAAACGGCGATGGTTTATTCTCACAGACAACTGCCTTTATTACTTTGAATACACCACA GATAAGGAACCACGAGGTATCATTCCCTTGGAAAACCTCAGCATCCGTGAGGTCGAAGACCCAAGGAAACCT AACTGCTTCGAGCTGTACATCCCCAACAACCGTGGTCAGCTGATTAAGGCATGTAAGACGGAGGCTGATGGGCGAGTCGTGGAAGGAAACCACATGGTGTACCGCATCTCCGCTCCCACACCTGAGGAGAAGGATGAATGGATCCACAGCATCAA ATCTGCCGTCAGCGTGGACCCCTTCTACGAAATGCTTGCTGCACGGAAGAAACGTATATcactgaagaagaaggaggagcaACCGTAg